One Pseudomonas hygromyciniae genomic window, GCACAGACCGAAACAATGTGTCATCGCAATACGTTGCCGAGCGCCTTGGCCTTCGGCTTCGCGGGGCCAGCTTGCGAATCTCATAGGTCAGATCGTGAGGGGCCGCATCCAACATCAAGAATGCAGTCGCCGGATCCGATAGGGCACAGCCACGGTATTCAGGAAGACGAGTTTCCATTCAGGACGAGACATGCAGGAAGCAACAACAGAAATCCCGAAACAAGCGCGGGCGGTATTGGACACTGTTCGAGGCGTCTTCGAGGACGCCTTGCTGGCAGTATATCTGCATGGATCAGCGGTCTCCGGTGGTCTGCGGCCGCAGAGTGATATTGACCTCCTTGTCGTCATCGATCGCCCGATGACAGAAGCGCTGCGCAAAAGCCTGCTGGCCGCCTTGCTGCGGGTTTCCGGTCGACATCCTGCCAGTCCCGGCGGCCCGCGCTGTATCGAGGTGATGTTATTCCAGAAATCTGAACTCGCCGTGCCGGGATTTCCGGCGCGGGCTGACTTCATCTACGGTGAGTGGTTGCGGGACGCCCTTGAAGCTGGCGAACTTCCGATGCCTGTGACAGACCCTGAAATCACCCTGGTGTTGGCGCAGGCCCGGAAAGAGTCTCGCCCCCCTGTTCGGTCCCGACGCTGCCGACTTGCTGCCGGAAATTCCTGCGGAGCACATCCGACATGCGATGCGCGATTCACTGCCTGCGCTACTCAACGGCCTGCATGGTGATGAACGAAATGTTCTGCTGACGCTTGCCCGGATGTGGCACACGGCAACCACCGGGAAGTTCATTAGCAAAGACGCCGCAGCGACATGGGCGATGCCTCATTTGCCAGAGCCGCTGGCGGAAGTAGTGGCCTGTGCCCGTGAGGCATATCTTGGCCGAGTCAAGGATGACTGGGGAACCAGCCAGGCTGATGCGCGGCAGACAGCTAATCACCTATACCAACAGGTGATTACTCTTCTGAAGCGCGAGGAGTCCCAGTTGAACTCAACGTAGACCGATGTCCCTCCGAAATGAATACAACGAAAATTGTTCACCCGCGCGCCGGCGGCAACTGAAGTCATAACCAAGATCTATCTTTTCTCGATCGTGAAGTTATGAGGCCAATGCAGAATTACGTCCCGATCTCGATGAATACGGTTGACGCCCTGATCGTAGTCGATGTGCAGAATGCCTTCGTATCAGGTCCGGAGGCTGTTCCAGGACATAAAATGCTCATTTCTGCGATTGAGCTATTACTTACTCAGGCTAGGCTCGCCAACGCGCCTGTGATCTTCCTCCAAAACGATGGTCCTGTCGGTGCCACCGATGAGCCGTTCCAACCGGGGTGGGCACTCTTCTTTCCTCCGCGACCACACGAGAAGATCGTACGGAAAAAGAATGATAACGGGTTCGACGGAACTGATCTGCACACTATCCTTACAGGCCTCGGCATACGAACAGTCGCGATGTGCGGAATGCTCTCGGATATGTGCCTTGCTGCTACAGCGCGGGCAGCCATGGAGCATGGTTACGGCGTTTTGCTGCCGCACGACGCGCATGCAACCTACGACGTTCCGGCCGGCCCAGGGTCAGAAGCCGTTCCCGCAGCGATGGCGGCGCGAGCGGCAGAATGGTCGCTTGGAGACGAGATAAAGATTTGTGCGGCGTCGCATGAAGTCCGATTTGTAGCAGCGCGCTCCGACGCGCCGGCCATCTTTTGATGACTGTCTGAAAGCTAGACCGCCGTAGATGTCAAAGTGACAGTCAATCCGCTAGCCGCCCGTGTTATGTGGCACGGGCGGCTTGACGCCTAGCGTGTTTCTATCTTCCGAGCCGAGACCAGGAGCATCATTGGCCGCTCCAGCTCTTCGGCCAGTTCAGGCGAGCGCTCAATCTGTTCGCGCGTCGGGGCGAACTCCTCGATCCTCCGCAATCCGAAACCAGCATCAATCAGCGTATTGAGGGTGGTGCCGAGGCTCCGGTGATACTTCAGCACGCCCTTGGCGAACCAATCCGTGCGGCGCTCGCCCTCAAGTGAGTAGCCATTAACCGGCCAGGTCTTGCGGCCGTCTTCATCGATGATCCAATGCGGATGCGCCGCAGCCATGAAAATCGGATGCTCGGCCGTAAAGACCAGATCTCCGCCGGGAACGAGCGTCTTATGAATCATACGCGTGAGGCGCCGGAAGTCTTTGACATAGTGGAACGTCAGAGCGCTGTAGACGACGTCGAAAGCGGCCTCAGGCAGTTCCAGCGTCTCGAGATCTGCGATCTGATATTCGATGGCGGGGTCCGAGGTATCGGCTTTAGCGCGGGCAATCATGTTCTGCGACAGATCGAGGCCAAGCACCGAGACCGCACCTTGCGCGCGCATCCAGCGCGATGCCCAACCGAAGCCGCACCCTAAATCGGCCACGCGCTTGCCCGTGAGCGCAGGCAGCATCGCCCGGATTGCCGGCCATTCGGGCGCACCGTCAAGCCCGTGAACCTGTCGCGGCAACTGGCTGTAGCCAGCAAAGAAGTTGGGATTGTCGTAGATATTCTGTGCCATGTTTAGCTCCATAGGGAATGGAGGACGAGGCACGTTTCCAAGCCGAAAGACCTCGTCCACGAGGGGCGAGGCCAGGGTTGGCGATCCGCGTGTTCAGCTTGCGTGGTCGACATCCCGGCACCCCGCCTTGGGGATGCCGGCCAACCGGGCGACAATATGGGTGTCCTTCTCGACCATGGCCGAGATTTTGGTGAGATCTCAGGCAGTGTCAAGTCTGCGGCACAGCAGGAACTGTAGCAAATGCATCGGTAACTCAGTTCAGTCGATGCCTCTAGCAAGCTCCGGTGATGTAGAATGTTCAAGGGCCGCCATTTCGATCCCTCGGTGATCCCGCTCTGCCTCGGCGCCGCTCTCGACGAGTTCAAGACCTAGCAGACCGGAGTTTACGGCAAGCTTCCTGCGTCCTTGAATTGAAAAAAGAATCAGCTATTCTCTTTTAGGGATCAAGTTCACGGAGCCGATATGTCAGTTTCAGCCACGTCACTTGCCAGTCTGGATGCTTGTGCCCAGGTCGAGTTGGTGCGCACAGGAGAAGTCTCGGCCTTGGAACTGACCGATGCCGCTATCGAACGTATCGAACGCCTAAACCCGCTTCTCAACGCGGTGGTATCGTTTGACTTTGACCAAGCCCGTCGCCGTGCCCGCGTGGTCTCCAAGGACGCATTGTTTGGTGGCGTGCCCACACTGATCAAGGATGTCCTACCCTATCCAGGGCTTCCGCTCGGAATGGGTGGGAGATTCCTGCCGCAGTTTCCCATGCCGAGCGGCTCCCCCTATACGGACGCACTGGATGCGGCAGGTCTTGTCGTGCTGGGAAAAAGTGCGACCTCTGAATTCGCTCTCCTGGGCACAACCGAGCCCGTCGGCGGCAAACCCGTGCGCAATCCATGGAATTTGAGCCTCTCGTCAGGCGGGTCGTCTGGTGGCGCCGTTGCCGCGGTCGCATCTGGCATGGTGCCGATCGCGCATGCATCCGACGGTGGCGGCTCGATCCGTGGCCCGTCCTCATTTTGCGGGCTCTTCGGCTTCAAACCAAGTCGAGGACGTACCCAATCCAATGGCCTGCCCGAGAGTAGTCCGAGCGTGCAGTTCCTCAGCGAACATTGCGTCAGTCGCTCAGTACGCGACAGCCTCGCTTGGCTTCAGGCGACGGAGCGACAAGACAACCATCAGCACATGCCGTCGCTTGATGAGCTTCGGGCCAACCGAAGGCCGTTTAGGATCGGCGTCTATCGCAACGATGGTTTCGGCAATGCCCCTGATCCTGATGCTGCGGCCGGCCTCGAGCTGGCCATGCGGACATGCGAGGCGCTGGGACATTCGGTCGTCGAAATAAGTTCGCCCCCAATAGACACGAAGGCGGCAAGTGAAGCTTTCTTCACCCTTTCGGCAAGCATGGTTGCGGGCGGGCTGGAATTCTTCCGCAGCATGCTGGGCAGCGCCTATAACGAGGATAACCTCGAGCCCTACACACGCGAATTGGCAAAGCGAGCTCGAGCCATGCCGCAGGAAGCTTGCATCAGGGCCCTCGAAACGCTTTCGTCCGCGGCGGCGGTCGCTAAAGGAACCATGGCGGGTTTTGATGTCCTGCTCTGCCCGACGGTCGGCTTTCCGGCATTCGAACTTGGCAGATATACACCGGACAAAGACGTGGAAGAGCTCAACGCTTTTATCGTGAGAGTGGCGAGTTACACATTTCCGGCATCGCTCGCCGGATGGCCGGCGATGTCGATGCCGCTATATTGGACGCACGCCGGTTTGCCGCTGGGCAGCCACTTCAGCGCGGCAACTGGGAACGATGCCCTGCTGTTCTCCCTGGCCCTGCAACTGGAAGAAGCGCTGCCTTGGCAGCCCCGGTTCGGTTCCCTTATGGATCGCTTGTATGCCGCAACGGCTTAAAGACGATGTTCGCCAGAACATCCTAAGGTCCGCCGCCCACGTTTTTGCCGAGAAGGGTTATGGGGCGGCCACGCTCGCCGAGGTGGCGCAAGGTGCGCATGTCACGACCAGCAATATCTACAAGTATTTTCCTAACAAGGAGGGATTGCTAAACGCCCTTGTGACACCGACTATTGCTTCTCGCCTACTGCGCCTTGTGCGTGCTCGCATCCGCGAACTGGCAATCCGCGAAAATTGGAGTTCGGGGCAGGCGGATCAATCGCGGCCCGCCCAAGAATTGCTCTCCTTCTGGATCGAGCATCGGCTGGCCGTTCTCATTCTTTTGCGTGGTGCCGATGGTACACGTTTTGACCACATCCGCGATGTCCTGATCCGTGAGATGGAGCGCCTTTCATTGCGCTTCCTTGAGCGTCAGAGCCATGGCGAGACGGCTTCTCCTGAGGTTCGCTTCGTGCTCGTTCGACTCTTCACCAACACAATTGATATGATTGCCGATATCCTCGAAAACTTCGAGAACCGCGACGGGATCCGAGCGGCTTTCGCTGCCTTCTGGACTTACCAGCTCGCCGGACTCCAAGCCATGCTCCATCCTGAGAAACCCGGACGAACGCCTTCGAGTGCTGTGGACCGCCGCGGCTGGACAACCGACGACCGCACGGAATGAGCACACAAGACCGGAATGACCGCAAAGGATCGAAAGCTCTCTCTAGGAGCATCCGTCTGGACGCCGGCCCTTCCCATTTCCTGACGCTTGGTCAACTTCAGCTTCATGCTATTCAGAGACGTTCCGGATCATCGATTTCACGAAAGCCTGTCTATGGGTGACGTCAAGGCTTGCCTCCACCTGAAAAACCGGGCTGAAGCGCTCCGCTCAGCAAGCTCCAAGAGCAGCTTCACAGATATGGCAGGTGTATCGAACAGCAGCTGCAAGCATCATCCATGCGTGGACAAAGCGATCAGTCATGTTCGCAGCCGATCAGAAGGCTCTCCAGTTCCCACGGGATTGCCGGTCACCCTGAACTTCCATCCCGATATCCTGCATCGGGGCCGGTTGATGATTGAGGCTCTCGCACAGGAGGGAATCTATCGCTCGCAGTTCGAAACCGGCACGAGCAATGGCGGCATGACAGCTCACCCTAGCGGCGACCGTTGGCGGTGGGAAAGCGAGATGTTCGGCACTGCCTATGATAACGTGGCCCCAAACCTGCGCCCAAAATACGGAGCTCTGAACTATCTCAGAAGTGTGACAGGCGGTTCGCCGCGTTTTGGCTCTTCACACCTGCGGCTGCGCCCCCACGTTCTGGCTCGCACCACGTTCTGCTATCCTGATAGCTACCTAGATCCGGTTGATTTCGGTGTAGCCGACCGCATGAGCCTCATTGCCCTGGCAGAAAAGGGGCGAGCTGCGATGGACGTGCTGGACAGCTACATCGAAGCCCACGTGCATGGCCCGCTGATCCTGGCGGAGGACGTGGAGGCCATGGTCCTGGATTCGTGCTACCGCAACACACCCATAGAAGCGGTGGCAGCGACACTGCCCTTTGCTCTCGAATGGCATCCTGGTCTGCCCCCCTGAAAAGTGGTCCTCCCTGAATTAGGCTATTGAGCCATTTGAGAGGACGTTGGAATGCCCCAGAAGAAGCACAAGCCCGAAGAGATTGTCGCAAAGCTGCGCCAGGTCGATGTTCTGTTGTCTCAGGGCCGATCTGTTGGCGAAGCGGTTCGTTTGATCGGCGTGACGCAGTTCACCTATTACCGCTGGCGCAAGGAGTTCGGTGGCCTGAAGGGTGACCAGGTAAAGCGGCTGAAGGACCTTGAGAAAGAGAACGAGCGGCTTCGCAAGGCGGTGTCGGACCTGACGCTCGAGAAACTGATTTTGAAGGAGGCTGCCTCGGGAAACTTCTGAGCCCTTCCCGCCGCCGCCGATGCATTGACCATGTCATGGCGAAGTTCTCCGTCTCGGAGCGCTTCGCCTGCAAGGTTCTGGGCCAGCACCGTTCGACCCAGCGCAAGAGGCCTGGAGGCAGGCCAGATGAAGAGGCATTGACCGCCGACATCATCCGGCTCGCTTCCCGCTATGGCCGTTATGGCTATCGCAGGATCACCGCGATGCTGCGGTGCGAAGGCTGGACGGTGAATGCCAAGCGCGTCGAGCGCATCTGGCGGCGGGAGGGGCTTAAGGTTCCCCAGAAGCAACCGAAAAGAGGACGTCTCTGGCTGAATAACGGATCGTGCATCCGGCTTCGACCGGAGCACCCCAACCATGTCTGGTCCTATGACTTCGTCGAGGGCCGCACCCACAATGGCAGGAAATTCCGCATGCTCAACATCATCGACGAGTTCACCCGGGAATGCCTGGCAATCCGCATCGATCGCAAGCTCAACTCCACCGACGTCATTGATGTCTTGTCGGACCTGTTCATCCTGCGCGGCGTGCCGGGTCATGTTCGTTCCGACAACGGCCCGGAGTTCATCGCCAAGGCCGTGCGGGAGTGGATTGCTGCTGTCGGTGCGAAGACCGCATTCATCGAACCAGGAAGCCCATGGGAGAACGGCTACTGCGAGAGCTTCAACTCGAAGCTTCGCGACGAACTGCTCAACGGTGAAATCTTCTATAGCCTCGCCGAGGCAAAGGTCATCATCGAAGCTTGGCGACGCTACTACAACACCGAGCGGCCGCACTCATCGCTCGGATATAAACCGCCGGCACCGCAGGCCACCATCTGGCCTGCGCCGCCGCCCGGATCGACACCGCCATCTGCCCAGGCCATGGCCGAAAAGCCGATCATACATTAAGACTGAAACCGGGCCACCTAATGGGGTCAGGCCAAGATCGGCCTGGCCCTACGATTTAATAAAGCCGCCCCACAGTCTCTCAAGCGCGTGTGGCATTGCGTGGCGAGGTTCGGTAGCCCCATCGCCGAGTAGCATCCGGACAGGATCTGCCGCAATTTTCTACTGCGGACAGAAAGATCCTAGATCGGCTTGTGTCTGTGAGCTGATCGGGCAAGAGGAGGAGATGTCTGTCATGTCGGGATTGGTAATCGCAGTTTCTGTGGCGCTAGCCGCGACCACTGCTCGTTGAGGTCAGCTCCCTGAAGGAATCCAACCGCTGGAAAGTCCCAGCCTCTGGTTAGATATATCACAGACTGTTTTCATGATTTGTGGGCCACGCCGATGAAGCAGATTGCTAGGCCGAGACGAGATAGTCGGCAGAGCTTGACCCCACGCCTAGTCGACGGAGTCTATTTCATTGAAGTGATTGCTTGAGAAGTTCGTTTAATTGAGACATCTCGAAGAAAGGTACAGAGCCTTTGTGGCATGCCGCGTCTTTGTCTGGGACATAGTGGAAAGCCTTCATTCCAGCTTGCAGTGCGGCCTCGATACCAACCTCGCTGTCTTCGACAACCGCACACCTGTTCGGCGCAGCTCCTATCATTCTCGCTGCGTGTAAGAGAAGACCAGGATCAGGCTTCCAAAGCCCGACATCATAGGCGCTGAATACACGACCGATGAAGTGTCCGTCTATCCCGGTCCTTTTCAAGGCCTGGTGAATCTTGTGAGCCGGGCCGTTCGATACTACACACTTAGGGAGCGGCAAACTGTCGAGCATAGCTACGACACCAGGAATCGGTTCAAGGTCAATGGCGAAAAGCTCTGAAACGCGTGATCTATAAGCTTGTTCAAAATCTACCGGAAGCCTTCGACCTATAGACGCTTCAATTTCATTGAAGATCACGGACAGCTTTTTTCCTCGATAGTATTTTATCAAATCTCCAATGGGCTTGTTCAAATCGGGTAGCAGGTCCAGAAGCGCTTGATTACATATTGCCTCGCTGTCAACCAGTGTCCCGTCCAAATCAAACAAGACGCATACGCTCTTCATTCGATTGCCTTCAATTCTACGGACTGTGTCGCGAACGATATCAGGACGAACACCGAGTACGATAAGTTCTACATAGAATTGTGAAACCTAACACGGCATACCCTGGAATCTGTCCGTGAGGGGCGGGGTAATGGTGATGGCGGCGTTTGCCAAGTCCACCCGACCATACTCGCACCTTCACCGAGCGACGCTCGGCTAATCCGCAGCGATACCACGCAGGACCAGGAACAAATTCTGTACCGGACGGCGAACCGTGTATCTGTGCGGGTCAGCGGTCTCTGATGGGCTGCGACTGCAGAGTGATACTGACCTCCTCGTCTTCATTGATCACCCCATGAGTCCTGCGCACCAGCGGACGGATACTCGACCTTTATCAGGCGCTGCAAGGCATAGATCGCAGCGATTCCCGACAATGCGCTACCGACTGCCCATCCAAGGATAGCGCCTTCTGCGTCATAATGATGAGCACCTAGCGTCACTGGAACGACTACACCAACCGTCGATGCAAGCCAGCTGAGGAGCATGGCCATTCCCGCGCGTTTCATACTGGAAAACGCCGCGGTTGTGATGAACAGTGCGCCGTTGAAGAAGAAGAACACTGCTGCGAAACGGCAGTAGAAAATAACTAATTTCCGAGCGGTGCCTTCCGCACTGAAAAAGGCCGCCAGTTGTTCGGCGCAAAGCGCTATAATCAACCATACGAGTGCGACGTACAAGGCACTCAGGGACAGCGCGCTCCGTACCGTAGAGCGTATCCTGTCTCTCCGTTGGGCGCCGTAGTTCTGACCGACGATCGGAGACACCGCTCCCCCGATTGCGAAAAGAGCTCCAAAGGCGATCGGTATCAACCGCCCGATAATCGCCCAGCCAGCAACTGCTCCATCCCCGAACCGCGCCATTGTATGGGTCATGTATGCGCTGCTGATCGGGGTGGCGAGTTGCGCGACACTCGCAGGCACCGAAACTCCAAGAAACTGGCGCAGAAGGCGAACCGACATTTCGAAGGAGGGCGGTGCAACCAGCTTGTGAACCCGTATGGCTCCATGAGCCGCGAGCAGAAGCAGCGCAGCGCGAGAGATGACGGTGGCGATGGCAGCTCCCTCAAGCCCGCAATTCATGCCGAAAATCATGAGTGGGTCGACAACCGCCGCAATCAAGCATGACCAGATCTTCGCCTTCGTGGCACGACGGACGTCGCCTGCAGCACGTATAATTCCCGTCGCGCACATGCCGAGCACTGTGATCGGTGTTGAAGCGAGCGTGATTGTCAGAAAGTCCCCAGCGAACCTGCTGGTGTTTCCAGAAGCGCCAAGGAGCGCGAGGATATAATCCAGTTTGAGCAAGGACAGAATCGTTATGAGGATTGCAGGCAAGACGCTCAGTGTCATTGACACGCCCCCTGCCTCTGCAGCTTCTTCTTGGCTTCCGCGACCCAAGGCTTGGGAGACCATTGCCGTCGTCGCAACCGAGAGACCAATTGAGAGGGAGGTGGCGAAAAACTGGACCGCCGATGCAAATCCCACTGCGGCTGTGAATTCCTCTATCTCTAGCATCGAAATGTAGAAGAGGCTTAGAGCATCGACAAGGAAGACCGCGAGAGCCCCTGCAGCACTTGTTATCGACATGACGACAACATGTTGCATCGTCGAACCAGATGTAAATTTGGCTCTGTCACTTTGCACTGGGTCTGCCTCGCGCACGGAACCGACAAGACGGTGGTTCAATTGTTACTTCTTCTGACGGAATCGCCGCGTGGTCGTACTCTCAGGTTAGCGGGACATCCGTTCAACCTTGCAGGCAAGGTTGCAGAAGGTGGCAGCCAGCCCCTAAGTTACCGATGCAGCGAGTTCATCATCCGTAGGTGGCTCAAACACCTGCACCCATTCTAAAATCATCTCCTCAGAGATGCGGAAAGCTGTGGCCGGAAGCGCCGCATTCCGGGCCGCCAACCGGGTTAAGATCTCTTCGACGGGCGTCGGCACATAATGAATGACAGTGTTGGCTTTCGATTGCACAGCACGCCTGCGAAACTCGTCGCGCTCAGTCCGAGACCAGGAACCAAAGTGCAATACAATATCGACGCCCTGTACGAGTATGCGCTCGGCTATCTCCCAGAACAGTCCTTCTATGGCACGGTGCCTTGTGTCGTGCTCGGGATCGTCCAGATCTTGACCGAAGATGCGACTCATCCGGCGTCAGCCGAACAGCGGGCACCGACCTTTCGAGTTTCTTCGCCCGCGTTGTTTTGCCAGAGTCCGGTAGTCCAACCATCAGATGCAGTGTCGTCAACGAGTATCCTTTCCGCGGGATTGCTGCCGATTCGCGAGCGTCGCTTGTGCAGAACAGCGAGTTCGGGCAGCTCGTAAATCAGGCCGTAATCATGTGACAGGGCCACATCTGTTGAACATCAACAGACGGCGATCGAGGGTCTCTGAGGCGGAAGCTTGTCTCAAATGTCTCAGCCATCATTGAACTTAGGACTTCACGTGACCCGCAAATGCGTGCCACTCACTACACTTTCTTCTGTCTCATTCCGTCAGGAGATACGTTCCGCTTCGTACAGCCTGGATGACCGCGGCAAGGGTTTCCTCCCGAGTATACGCATCTATCGGCAGGGCATGCCTTTCAAGCTGACCGAGCGATGAGAGTTGCTTGTGGAGTTCCGTAATTGGCCCAGGATCCGTCAACGTGTTGCCGCCTCGCTCCTGGCAGCGCCGAATGGCCACGTCGAGAGCTGGGCGGAGAACGACGTAGTGAACAGGCACCGGGATTTTCTTGAATGGAGCGAGGAACCACGGTCCGACAATCCCATCCACGATGACAAAATAGCCGCCCCTGGCATAGCCTTCGGCGGCCTGCGCGAGCACGTCGAGAACAACGGTGTTCTGGTCATGCGCTTCCGGCAGATAGGGTTGGATCGCTCCATTCTTGATGAAATGCCAGAAGTCGTCGGAATGAAGGTGGACCTTCGACGATCCGGGCTCTCCGGCGAGAGTCTGCGCCGTCGTGGTTTTACCGGAACCAGGAGTGCCCGTCAGGATGAGTATTTCGCCTGTATGATTCATGCTTTCTACCTACATTGAGCAGGCCGATTGATAGCCTGCAGATCGCGGTCCGTCCTAAGTCCTCCGGCCTGGACAGTAGCTTGGAAATCGTGCCTGCATTCGTCATTGCGACGGAGATGCTCCCAGGCAAACCCGGCGGCAGGAATACGGCGTGGTCGGATATCGCCCGTGAGGTCAGTCGATATGCAGCATAGCGTCACCCCCATTTGAGGGCGGTGATAGTGAATGCCCCAATAGAGATTCTCCGCTGCTCATATCTAGACTGGTGGTCTATCATACAGACTGACGGTCTGATTTCAAGGGGCATTCATCTACCTAGCCCACGGTTGTTTTAAAGAGACCAGTAGTCTAACATACCGACCGATGGTCGTTTGATGTCATGGAGACGCTGAATGCCGCGAGTGATCAAGCCCACGGCTGTGCGCCGATTGGAAATTCTGGAATGGGCGCAGCGTATTTTTCTGTCGCGCGGCTAGGCAAGACGGCGGTTCAGCATCTCACGGTGAACTTCAGGAACGCGGGGCCGCTCCTTGTGCCCGGACTTTTCCTGCTGCTAACGGCATCCTCATTTCAATCGAAGCGATATCAGTCATGACTTGCGAAGCGTCACCTCGGTCGAGCCCAACTCGCGCCACTCAGTCGCCGGAGTCCGCGTCGCGCTTTGCCATTTTTGTTTTGCTCTCAGCTCTGTCGGTGGTGCCAGTCAACTTGATAGCGCCTGCACTGCCTACAATGGCGGTGGAACTGCTTTCCGATCCTGCGGTGATAAGCCTCGCTGTTGCGGGTTACGCCGTTGTCACCGCTCTGGTTGAACTCATCTCGGGCGCGATTTCAGATCGGTACGGGAGACGGCCCGTTGCGCTGGTCTCCATGGCAATCTTCATTCTCGCCTCTATTGGCTGTGCAGCGTCTGCCAATATCATGACCTTCCTGTTCTTCCGAGCACTGCAGGCCGCCATTGCTGCCTGCTTTTCTGTTGCGCTTGTCGGAATCAAGGAAACATCAAGCGATCGCGACGGCGCGAGCCGAATGGGATACGCCGCAATGGCATGGGCGCTGGCTCCGATGCTCGGCCCTACCGTTGGCGGGGCACTCGATCAGTTCCTGGGATGGCGCGCGATCTTCATCACCCTTGCTCTCTGCGGAACGGCAATGCTTCTACTGTCGCTGAGAGCGCTCGGGGAAACCGCGCCCTCGCTCACTTGGCGCGAGCGCAGCTATCTCAAATCTTATGCGCTGCTTTTGGGGTCAGTGCGGTTTTGGGCCTATGCAGCCTGCATGGCCTTTTCAACGGCCACGCTCTACATTTTCCTGGTGGGAGCCCCCCTGGTCATCGGCGGCTCGAGTGCCGTTCTGGGGCTGTATATGGGGCTCGTCCCGACGGGGTTCATCTTCGGCAGCTATTTGACAGGGCGCTTTGCTTCCAGATTCCCACGAGGAACCGCTTTGATCGCCGCGCGGGCTTTGACCTGTGCCGGATTGCTGGTGGGGCTGATGCTGACCACGATGGGAAACACGGATGCCCCGGCCTTCTTCCTGCCGTGCATGTTCATTGGCATTGGGAACGGCTTGACCTTACCGCTGGCGAATATGGGCGCAATGTCATTGCATAGCGATCTTTCCGGCACGGCAGCCGGCTTGGCGGCAGCCATGCAAATGGGCGGCGGCGCGGTCATTGTTTCTATTGCTGGAATTCTCCTGCCCGAGGCAGACACCCATGCCCTATTGGCCATGATGCTGAGCGTCGCGCTGCTCGCCCTGTTCGCTGCAACCGTCGTGGCACTCCTGGAGCGACCGCTGACAACAGCACATAGACCTGGATGATACTTGGAAAGCGTTGAGCGCGACCTCGCCAACGCCCCCGTTTTCTTAGGCTACAGGGCTAAGGAAAATGGCTACTAAAGAAAAGTCGAAACAGGAAACCGAG contains:
- a CDS encoding transcriptional regulator domain-containing protein, with amino-acid sequence MGVTLCCISTDLTGDIRPRRIPAAGFAWEHLRRNDECRHDFQATVQAGGLRTDRDLQAINRPAQCR
- a CDS encoding AAA family ATPase yields the protein MNHTGEILILTGTPGSGKTTTAQTLAGEPGSSKVHLHSDDFWHFIKNGAIQPYLPEAHDQNTVVLDVLAQAAEGYARGGYFVIVDGIVGPWFLAPFKKIPVPVHYVVLRPALDVAIRRCQERGGNTLTDPGPITELHKQLSSLGQLERHALPIDAYTREETLAAVIQAVRSGTYLLTE
- a CDS encoding MFS transporter — its product is MTCEASPRSSPTRATQSPESASRFAIFVLLSALSVVPVNLIAPALPTMAVELLSDPAVISLAVAGYAVVTALVELISGAISDRYGRRPVALVSMAIFILASIGCAASANIMTFLFFRALQAAIAACFSVALVGIKETSSDRDGASRMGYAAMAWALAPMLGPTVGGALDQFLGWRAIFITLALCGTAMLLLSLRALGETAPSLTWRERSYLKSYALLLGSVRFWAYAACMAFSTATLYIFLVGAPLVIGGSSAVLGLYMGLVPTGFIFGSYLTGRFASRFPRGTALIAARALTCAGLLVGLMLTTMGNTDAPAFFLPCMFIGIGNGLTLPLANMGAMSLHSDLSGTAAGLAAAMQMGGGAVIVSIAGILLPEADTHALLAMMLSVALLALFAATVVALLERPLTTAHRPG
- a CDS encoding MATE family efflux transporter, with translation MNHRLVGSVREADPVQSDRAKFTSGSTMQHVVVMSITSAAGALAVFLVDALSLFYISMLEIEEFTAAVGFASAVQFFATSLSIGLSVATTAMVSQALGRGSQEEAAEAGGVSMTLSVLPAILITILSLLKLDYILALLGASGNTSRFAGDFLTITLASTPITVLGMCATGIIRAAGDVRRATKAKIWSCLIAAVVDPLMIFGMNCGLEGAAIATVISRAALLLLAAHGAIRVHKLVAPPSFEMSVRLLRQFLGVSVPASVAQLATPISSAYMTHTMARFGDGAVAGWAIIGRLIPIAFGALFAIGGAVSPIVGQNYGAQRRDRIRSTVRSALSLSALYVALVWLIIALCAEQLAAFFSAEGTARKLVIFYCRFAAVFFFFNGALFITTAAFSSMKRAGMAMLLSWLASTVGVVVPVTLGAHHYDAEGAILGWAVGSALSGIAAIYALQRLIKVEYPSAGAQDSWGDQ